Within the Beduinella massiliensis genome, the region AACGACCTGATCGACGAGTACGCGCCGAATCTGAAGGCGTACCTCGAATCGCGCCCCGACCTCAAGCGCCAGTGCATCCTGGACGACGGCACGTTCTACACGCTGCCCGCCTTCTACGCGGATCGCGAGCTGGCGGTCAGCCAGGGCCCGGTCGTGCGCGCGGACTTCCTGGACGACATCGGCATGACGCCGGAGGAGTTCCCCACCACCGTCGCGGGCTGGGAAGAAATGCTCATCAAGGTGACGGAGAGCGAATCGCTGACGGGCGTGATCCCCTTCCTGTTTGCGAAGATGGAGGAAATCACCGCCTGCCCCGTGGTGCTGGGCGCCTACGGCATCAGCCAGGAATTTTACAACGACAACGGCACCGTGAAGTTCGGCGTCTTGCAGCCGGAGTACAAGGAATACCTCAAGACCATGCGCCGCTGGTTTGAGCTCGGCCTGCTGGACGTGGAGTTTGCGGCGAACACCGCCAAGCTGCGCGACGAGAAGGTCACCAGCGACCGCGTGTTCTGCTTCATCGGCTCCATGGGCAACAGCATCACCCGTTACACGGCCATGTGCCGCGACGCAAACCCCGAATTCCAGCTCCTGCCCGAGCCGTTCCCCACGCTGAACGAGGGCGAGACCCCGATCGTCGGCCAGGAGGGCCCGGCGTACAGCGGCGGCCTGGCGATCACCAGCACCTGCAAGAACCCGGAGCTGATCGTGAAGTTCTACGATTACTTCTACAGCGAAGAGGGCCACATGCTCTCCAACTGGGGCGTACAGGGCCTGACCTACGACTACGACGAGAACGGCAAGCCCTACTTCCTGCCGCTGGTCGCGGAGAACCCGGACGGTCTGAGCCGCGAGCAGGCGATGGCCAAGTACACCATCTGGCAGTCCACCTCTCCTGTCTACAAGCAGAAGGACGTGCTGGAGCAGCGCGACCGTCTGCCCGAGCAGATCGAGGGCCGCAAGAACTGGCTGGCCTGTAAGAACGAGATCATCATCCCCGCCGTCACGCCGACCATGGAGGAATCCAGCGAATTTGCCACCATCATGAACGACGTGCAGACGTACTACTGGGAGCAGGCGACGAAGATCATCATGGGCGAGGTAGACCTCGACGAGGGCTACGACGCGATGGTCGCCACGCTCAAGGGCATGGGAATCGACCGCGCGACCGAGCTGCGCCAGGCCGCCCTGGACCGCTTCCTGGCCCGTCCGTAAAAATGACGCTGTCATAGCCGCGAATCCGGGACGTCACGTCCGGCGTCCCGGATTTTTGCACCCGAAAACGCCGAAACGGGCACGCCGTGCCGAACGCCAGCTTGGCCGCCGGAGCCGTCAAAGCTGCAAAAGGGGGAAAAAAGATGGTATCCGCATCCAATCAGCGCGTGGAATTGGGCAAAAAAAGCCTGGGACAGCGCATCGTCAAAGACTTTAAGCGGTATAAGTACGTATACTTCATGCTGGTTCCGGTCGTCGTCTGGTATCTGCTGTTCTGCTACTGGCCGCTGCTGGGAAACGTCATCGCCTTTAAGGACTTTAAGCCCATGAAGGGCATCTGGGGCAGTCCCTGGGTCGGATTGAAGCATTTTCAGGCGTTCTTTTCTAGCTATTATTTTGGCAAGCTCCTGCGCAACACGCTGCTCATCAGCCTGTACGGCATCCTCTTCTCGTTCCCGGCGCCCATTCTGCTGGCGCTGCTCATCAACGAGCTGCGACAGCCGCGCTACAAGCGGGTGATACAGACGGTCACCTACATGCCCTATTTCATCTCGATGATCGTCATCTGCGGCATGCTGCTGGACTTCCTCAAAAAGGACGGCGTCATCACCTCGCTGTTGGCGGCCGTGGGCCTGCCAAACGAGAACTACCTGATGAAGCCGGACGCGTTCCGAACGATCTACGTCGCTTCGGACATCTGGCAGAACTGCGGGTGGAACTCGATCATCTACCTGGCGGCGCTCAGCTCCATCGACCAGGAGCTCTACGAGGCGGCGCGCATCGACGGCGCGGGCCGCCTGCGCCAGACCTGGCACGTGACGCTGCCGGGCCTGCTGCCGACGATCATGATCCTGCTCATCATGCGCGTGGGCGCGGTGCTCAACGTCGGGTATGAAAAGATCATCCTGCTGTACAACGCGGCCAACGCGGAGACGTCGGATGTCATTTCGTCCTTCGTGTACAGGCGCGGCATTCTGGAGGCGAACTTCAGCTACACCACGGCGGTGGACTTCTTCAACGCCTTCATCTCCTTCGGGCTGGTGATGGGCACCAACTATCTGAGCAAGCGCAAGACCGAATACGGACTGTGGTAAGGAGGAGAGGGCATGATTCGCGAATCCAGGGCGGAAAGAAGTTTTCAGGTTGCCAACGTAGTGCTGCTCGGCCTCATTGCGGTCGTCACGCTGTACCCGATCCTCTACGTGCTCTTCGCCTCCGTTTCGGACCCAAACCAGCTGATCCGTCACAGCGGCGCGCTGTTCAAGCCCCTGGGCTTTGAGCTGGAGGCGTACAAGATCGTCTTTAAAAACCCGGATATCGGCAGCGGCTACGTCAACACGCTCCTCTACATGGGCGTGGGAACGGCGATCAGCATGGTGCTGACGATCATGGGCGCGTACGCCCTTTCCAGGACGCACGCGATGTTCGTCAAATACGTCATGTTCTTCGCGGCTTTCACCATGTGGTTCAAGCCGAGCATGATTCCGTTTTTTCTGACGGTCGGCACCGACATGCACATGAAGAACACGTTCTGGGCGATGGTGCTCCCCCGCGCGATCGTGACCTATAACCTGATCGTGCTGCGCACGGGCTTCGCCGCCGTGCCCGAGAGCCTGGAGGAGTCGGCGCGCATCGACGGCGCGAAGGATTTCACGATCCTCTTCCGCGTCTTCGTGCCGCTGTGCATGGCCAATATCGCCGTCGTGACGCTGTTTTACATGGTTTCCAAGTGGAACTCGTGGTTCGACGCGATGCTTTTCATCAACAAGCGGAACATGTTCCCGCTGCAGCTTCTGCTGCGCGAGATCCTGATCCTCAACAGCACGGACAGCATGCTCGCGGCGTCCGCCGTGAGCCAGGGCGACCAGATTTCCGTGGGCGAGACGATCAAGTACGCGACCATCGTCGTCGCGACGCTGCCGATCCTGTGCGTGTATCCGTTCGTTCAGAAGTACTTCGTCAAGGGCGTCATGATCGGCGCCATCAAAGGATAATGGAGGGTTGCACATGCGAACCATTTACGAAAAAGCGCGGGAGCTTCCCGTGTACGGCGAATACGACGTCGTCGTCGTGGGCGGAGGCTGCGCGGGCTTCCCGGCGGCGATCGCGGCGGCGCGAAACGGCGCGCGCACGCTGATCGTCGAACAGTTTCCCTTCTTCGGCGGCACGGCCACGGCGTCGCTGATGGCCAACATCGTGGGCTTCCGCAACCAGGTGGAGCCGGATGCCCTGCAGACGACCAAGGGCATCGGGGAAGAGCTGATGCTGCGCCTGATCGCGGAGGGCGGCGCGGTGCACTCGCGCAACGCCTACCCCTCCGCCATCCGCTCGGACAGGAAGGGCGACCTTTCGTACAACTACGCCTTCGACACGGAGAAGTTCAAGTACGTCGCCCTGAAGATGGTGAAGGAAGCGGGCGTGGACATCCTGTTCCATACCTACTTTTGCGACGCGGTCATGGACGGCGACGCGGTGGTCGGCATCATCGTCGAGAACAAGTCGGGCCGCCAGGCGATTCTGGCCGGAACCGTCATCGACGCCTCCGGAGACGGCGACGTGGCGCTGCGCGCGGGCGTTCCCTACTGGCAGACGAAGAAGGACGAGGCCAAGCGCCTGAACGACTGCCTGATGTACAAGATCAAGGGCTTTCCGGCGGATACGAAGGCACCCGGCTGCCTGTTTGAGGACACGATGGTCGTATGGGGCCCGTCGCCCGGGCCGATGAACTGCGCGGACGGCAAGGAGCTCACGGACAGCGAGATCGACGTGCGCCTGCGCGTTTACGACGACCTGGAAAAGAAGAAGGCGGAGCACGCGGACCTCGCGGGCGCGGAAATCGTCGATACGGGCACGCTCATCGGCGTCAGGCAGACGCGCTTCTTCGAGGGCGAATACAAGCTGACCGGAGACGACGTGCTGGAGGGACGGCGCTTCGACGATTCTATCGCCATGGCCGCCAACCCCGTCATCAACTACTACGGCTACCGCCGCTTCCTCGAGCACGAGGGCTACCAGATTCCCTATCGCTGCATGGTGCCGCTGCGGGCGGAAAATCTGCTCGTCGTGGGACGGTGCATGTCCAGCGACCAGATCGCCTTTGAATCCTGGCGCGCGATGGCGCACGTGCTGGCGCTGGGCGAGGCGGCGGGCGTCGCGGCGGCCGTATGCGCAAAGGACGGCACGAACGCGCGCAATGTAGACGTGAAGACGGTGCAGCGCCTGCTGGTGGAGCAGGGCGCGGAGATCGGACAGGGGCTGAGGAACGAGTGAAAATCACGCATGTGACCACGACGCCGGTCGTACGGGAAGTCAAAAACCCCGCGATGGACGGCATGTGGACCTACGACGCGGGCGGGCTGCTCGTCGTGCGCGTGCACACGGACGAAGGGATCACCGGATACGCGACGTCGAACTTCGGGCGCATCAAGCGGGGCGTATATACCCTGCAGGCGCTGATCGAGGGCGAGCTCGCGCCGGCGGTCGCCGGTCAGGACCCGTTCTTCTGCCGTCAGGCGCGCAAAAAGCTATGGGACGCGGCGCATTACCACGACGTCACGGGCCTGTCGCAGTTCGGCATCGCCGCGCTGGACATCGCCATATGGGATATCGTCGGCAAGAAGCTGGGGCTTCCCTGCGCGAAGGTCGCGGGCGCGTGCCGGGACCGCATCCCGGCCTACGCGATGGTGGGCTGGTATTACGACGACGACACCACGTTCATCAAAAACTGCGAGGACGCCGTGGCGGAGGGCTTTAAAGCGCTCAAGATCAAGGTAGGCCGCTACAGCCTGAAGGACGACCTGGAGCGCATCCGCCTCGTGCGCCGCGCGGTGGGGGAAGACGTCTGCCTGATGGTGGATGCCAACCAGGCGCTGGACTTTCCGGAGGCGGTGCGCCGGGGCCGCGCCTATGAAGAGGCGGGCATGTTCTGGTTCGAGGAACCTATGCCCCCCTATATGGTGGAAAACCACGCGCGCCTGTGCCAGACGCTGGATATTCCGGTCGCCATCGGCGAGAACCACTATACCAGCCGTCAGTTTTACGAGGCGATCCGCCAGGGGATGATGGACATCGTGCAGCCGGACAACCGCCGCTCCGGCGGGTTTACGGAGTGGCTGGAAATCGGCGCAATTTCCGACGCGGCGGGCCTGAAGCTCGCCAGCCACGGCGGCGGCCCGGCGAACGTCAACATGCTCTGCACGCTGCCCAACGCGATCTTTTTGGAATCGGGCAGCCTCAAGGGCGAGAACCACTTCCTGCGCCATCAGATGCGCATGGAGGACGGCGACCTGCTTTTGCCGGACGCGCCCGGCATGGGCACGGAGGTGGACGAGGAATACGTAGACTTCTGCGTGCGGCAGATGCAGGGGACAATATAAAAGCGGGGGCGGCGGCACTTATCGTGCCGCCGCCCCCGTCTAGAAAAGAGGCCTATTGCAGAAGGCCGAGCAGCGCCTGCGGGTCATATTCCCTGCTGGGCAGCTCGATACAGCGCCCGGCGGGCAGCAGCGAGGCGACGCGGTCCTCCAGGGCGATGCGCCGCTCGAAGTGGGCGACGACGTCCTCAAAGCCCTTATAGCCGTGCGCGCGGCCATAGGGAGATCGCGCGAGATAGCTCAGCATCAGGGCATACCAGACCTCTTCGCCCTGCGCGTTTACGCGCTCGCGCCGGATGGATTGGATGCTGCCGGCGACGTCCGGCGTGCGCAGGCGCAGCAGGCGAAACGCGGACAGGTCGAGCGAGGCGAGGAGCTCCCCGTAAAAGCGCAGGATTTCGCCGTCGTCGTACTGCCCGAAGAGCATCAGCTCTTCGAGGATGTTTTGAAAAAAGGCGCATTCAAAGAGATTGCCCGCGCCCTGAAACGCGCGGAACCGGCGGAGCGCGATTTCCGTAAACGCGCGAATGCCCTTGCGTCCGCCGTAGATTTCCCAGCGCTCCATGCTTTCGTAAAACCGGGGGTCCTCAGAGCGAACCTTCGTGTAGGCGACGACGCGCAGGCCGTCCTCCTGCATCGTCTTCTCCGCAAGGGCGCAGGCGAGGTCCGGCCAGTCGAGAAGCGCTTTTTGGTAGGCTTCCTCCGGCATGCAGGCGCACCACGCGAGATCGACCGGCGAGAGGTCGCCCTCCGCGTAGGCAGCGTAATCGGGCAGGCGTTCATGCAGCAAGGAGAGCAGGGTGCTCTTTCCGCTGCCGGGTATACCCTCGATGAAGAGGTTGAGGCGTCGCGTCATGTGTCCCTCCCAATATCGTTTTGACGTACGGCGCGCGCTTTCAGCGCTTTTGCCACAGCGTCGCGGTCGCGCGGGGGCGAGAGTGTAATAGAACTGCCGGGACGATCCCGCGAAAACCCGCGCGCAGGCCTTCTGAATAGCCGCGCCCGACGAAGAAGCGGCGCACGCGAAAGGAATCCGGCGTTTGACCAGCCTTAGCGG harbors:
- a CDS encoding ABC transporter substrate-binding protein produces the protein MNHQHKLVAALLAILMAVGAVAASAEGPVKYDTQQTFTLWTPMDKAAGAVADWSENLVYQTMAELTNVSVEFLHPPVGGEKDAFNLMCASGDLPDAIQYGWLTVPGGPANYINDGIIIPLNDLIDEYAPNLKAYLESRPDLKRQCILDDGTFYTLPAFYADRELAVSQGPVVRADFLDDIGMTPEEFPTTVAGWEEMLIKVTESESLTGVIPFLFAKMEEITACPVVLGAYGISQEFYNDNGTVKFGVLQPEYKEYLKTMRRWFELGLLDVEFAANTAKLRDEKVTSDRVFCFIGSMGNSITRYTAMCRDANPEFQLLPEPFPTLNEGETPIVGQEGPAYSGGLAITSTCKNPELIVKFYDYFYSEEGHMLSNWGVQGLTYDYDENGKPYFLPLVAENPDGLSREQAMAKYTIWQSTSPVYKQKDVLEQRDRLPEQIEGRKNWLACKNEIIIPAVTPTMEESSEFATIMNDVQTYYWEQATKIIMGEVDLDEGYDAMVATLKGMGIDRATELRQAALDRFLARP
- a CDS encoding ABC transporter permease subunit → MVSASNQRVELGKKSLGQRIVKDFKRYKYVYFMLVPVVVWYLLFCYWPLLGNVIAFKDFKPMKGIWGSPWVGLKHFQAFFSSYYFGKLLRNTLLISLYGILFSFPAPILLALLINELRQPRYKRVIQTVTYMPYFISMIVICGMLLDFLKKDGVITSLLAAVGLPNENYLMKPDAFRTIYVASDIWQNCGWNSIIYLAALSSIDQELYEAARIDGAGRLRQTWHVTLPGLLPTIMILLIMRVGAVLNVGYEKIILLYNAANAETSDVISSFVYRRGILEANFSYTTAVDFFNAFISFGLVMGTNYLSKRKTEYGLW
- a CDS encoding carbohydrate ABC transporter permease — encoded protein: MIRESRAERSFQVANVVLLGLIAVVTLYPILYVLFASVSDPNQLIRHSGALFKPLGFELEAYKIVFKNPDIGSGYVNTLLYMGVGTAISMVLTIMGAYALSRTHAMFVKYVMFFAAFTMWFKPSMIPFFLTVGTDMHMKNTFWAMVLPRAIVTYNLIVLRTGFAAVPESLEESARIDGAKDFTILFRVFVPLCMANIAVVTLFYMVSKWNSWFDAMLFINKRNMFPLQLLLREILILNSTDSMLAASAVSQGDQISVGETIKYATIVVATLPILCVYPFVQKYFVKGVMIGAIKG
- a CDS encoding FAD-dependent oxidoreductase; the encoded protein is MRTIYEKARELPVYGEYDVVVVGGGCAGFPAAIAAARNGARTLIVEQFPFFGGTATASLMANIVGFRNQVEPDALQTTKGIGEELMLRLIAEGGAVHSRNAYPSAIRSDRKGDLSYNYAFDTEKFKYVALKMVKEAGVDILFHTYFCDAVMDGDAVVGIIVENKSGRQAILAGTVIDASGDGDVALRAGVPYWQTKKDEAKRLNDCLMYKIKGFPADTKAPGCLFEDTMVVWGPSPGPMNCADGKELTDSEIDVRLRVYDDLEKKKAEHADLAGAEIVDTGTLIGVRQTRFFEGEYKLTGDDVLEGRRFDDSIAMAANPVINYYGYRRFLEHEGYQIPYRCMVPLRAENLLVVGRCMSSDQIAFESWRAMAHVLALGEAAGVAAAVCAKDGTNARNVDVKTVQRLLVEQGAEIGQGLRNE
- a CDS encoding mandelate racemase/muconate lactonizing enzyme family protein, with translation MKITHVTTTPVVREVKNPAMDGMWTYDAGGLLVVRVHTDEGITGYATSNFGRIKRGVYTLQALIEGELAPAVAGQDPFFCRQARKKLWDAAHYHDVTGLSQFGIAALDIAIWDIVGKKLGLPCAKVAGACRDRIPAYAMVGWYYDDDTTFIKNCEDAVAEGFKALKIKVGRYSLKDDLERIRLVRRAVGEDVCLMVDANQALDFPEAVRRGRAYEEAGMFWFEEPMPPYMVENHARLCQTLDIPVAIGENHYTSRQFYEAIRQGMMDIVQPDNRRSGGFTEWLEIGAISDAAGLKLASHGGGPANVNMLCTLPNAIFLESGSLKGENHFLRHQMRMEDGDLLLPDAPGMGTEVDEEYVDFCVRQMQGTI